A genomic window from Candidatus Dependentiae bacterium includes:
- the rplJ gene encoding 50S ribosomal protein L10: MNRDQKTEMISSLKGEFSNSKAAFVVGYKGLTVKQLQTLRRELSAQQGTLKVAKARLMRRAVQGLEGVNDLAPYFKEQIGVVFVAQEAPAVAKVLHEFSKNNAALLLVAGFFDSRVMPSESVVRLASLPSRDVLLAQVCGTLKAPTVKLVRVLDMQIMGLLWTLQKIAEQKQQ; encoded by the coding sequence GAAATGATAAGTTCACTAAAAGGTGAATTTTCAAATAGCAAGGCGGCATTTGTTGTTGGCTATAAAGGCTTAACAGTAAAACAATTGCAGACTCTGCGTAGAGAATTGTCGGCACAACAAGGCACATTGAAAGTTGCTAAGGCTCGTCTTATGAGACGCGCTGTGCAAGGCTTAGAAGGTGTTAACGATTTGGCTCCTTATTTTAAAGAGCAAATCGGGGTTGTTTTTGTTGCACAAGAAGCTCCTGCTGTAGCAAAAGTTTTACATGAGTTTTCAAAAAACAACGCTGCACTACTTTTGGTGGCAGGTTTTTTTGATTCTCGTGTGATGCCAAGTGAATCAGTTGTGCGTCTAGCAAGCTTACCATCAAGAGACGTATTGTTGGCTCAAGTGTGTGGTACATTGAAAGCTCCTACTGTTAAATTGGTTCGAGTTCTTGATATGCAGATTATGGGACTTCTATGGACTCTACAAAAAATTGCTGAACAAAAACAGCAGTAA
- the rplL gene encoding 50S ribosomal protein L7/L12, with protein MAEKSFNTLIDSIGNMSVIELSDFVKALEEKFGVSAAMPMAAAAAPVAAAPVAEEKSEYKVTLESSGPEKIKTIKALRTVVAELNLTDAKKMVEEAPQVIKEAAPKDLANKIKEALEAAGAKVKLS; from the coding sequence ATGGCAGAAAAGTCATTTAATACTTTAATTGATTCAATTGGTAACATGTCAGTTATTGAATTGTCAGATTTTGTTAAGGCGCTTGAAGAAAAGTTTGGCGTTTCAGCAGCTATGCCTATGGCAGCAGCAGCAGCTCCAGTAGCAGCAGCTCCAGTAGCAGAAGAAAAGTCTGAGTACAAAGTTACTTTAGAAAGCAGTGGCCCTGAAAAAATCAAGACCATCAAAGCATTGCGTACAGTTGTTGCAGAATTAAACTTAACTGATGCAAAGAAAATGGTTGAAGAAGCTCCACAAGTAATCAAAGAAGCTGCTCCTAAAGATCTTGCTAATAAGATCAAAGAAGCTCTTGAGGCTGCAGGAGCAAAAGTTAAACTTTCATAA